A region of the Ciona intestinalis chromosome 12, KH, whole genome shotgun sequence genome:
GTAAGCTAAACAaggttgttaaatatattgcataaaaCATGTTTGGTACCACTTTCATCCCTAACAAAATTGGCCATGCCATATCAACAAATAACATTATGCTTTGTGtgcattttacttttaaataaaaaacataaaatataaattataataaagtttaaacaacaaaaacactgattaaaatataacaagacaattatttatctctttgaatacagtaacaaaaaaatagaataattaaaatagtaaaaaaatggaattatttggaaatattttaaggttTAAACTACGAAAACACAGATTGTATTCAATTATAACATGCACCAAAACCAACAAAGACTAACCAGTTTATTacatttcattttctgtttAGTCCAAACATTTACGTTGGTAGGTTATCGATGCCATTTCAACTTCAATTCGAGAAACTGCCGGTTGTTCATTGGTTGATGTAGATGCTGAAGGATCAACCAATAGAACGGTTTATACGTTTGTTGGTGAACCAGATGCAGTGGTACAAGGAGCACTCAATGCTGCTAAGGCTGCGTTCAAATTGATAGACATGGCAAAACACAAAGGTTGGTATGATAAACGGTGTAACTTAGTTATCCTCACATGCACagaaaaactttgtaaaatgaTATATCTATTTCATGcactttgtgcctgcttaccagGTACCGTGTATATATCTTCTTTTCTATAGCATAGAATACCACCTACTTTGTGAATGAAAATTTTTAGAAAGCAAGCTTTTTGTtgcataataatattaatcattTACTCATAAAAACTTGTTAATTTGCTGatataattctgttttttatattcCCACAAAAAGTCAATAAACCAAAGTTTCCAAATTATTTACCATAACTTTCCCATAATAATGTATCTCTACAAAGGTGAACATCCAAGGTTTGGAGCTCTTGATGTTTGTCCATTTATCCCTGTAAGCAACACNNNNNNNNNNNNNNNNNNNNNNNNNNNNNNNNNNNNNNNNNNNNNNNNNNNNNNNNNNNNNNNNNNNNNNNNNNNNNNNNNNNNNNNNNNNNNNNNNNNNNNNNNNNNNNNNNNNNNNNNNNNNNNNNNNNNNNNNNNNNNNNNNNNNNNNNNNNNNNNNNNNNNNNNNNNNNNNNNNNNNNNNNNNNNNNNNNNNNNNNNNNNNNNNNNNNNNNNNNNNNNNNNNNNNNNNNNNNNNNNNNNNNNNNNNNNNNNNNNNNNNNNNNNNNNNNNNNNNNNNNNNNNNNNNNNNNNNNNNNNNNNNNNNNNNNNNNNNNNNNNNNNNNNNNNNNNNNNNNNNNNNNNNNNNNNNNNNNNNNNNNNNNNNNNNNNNNNNNNNNNNNNNNNNNNNNNNNNNNNNNNNNNNNNNNNNNNNNNNNNNNNNNNNNNNNNNNNNNNNNNNNNNNNNNNNNNNNNNNNNNNNNNNNNNNNNNNNNNNNNNNNNNNNNNNNNNNNNNNNNNNNNNNNNNNNNNNNNNNNNNNNNNNNNNNNNNNNNNNNNNNNNNNNNNNNNNNNNNNNNNNNNNNNNNNNNNNNNNNNNNNNNNNNNNNNNNNNNNNNNNNNNNNNNNNNNNNNNNNNNNNNNNNNNNNNNNNNNNNNNNNNNNNNNNNNNNNNNNNNNNNNNNNNNNNNNNNNNNNNNNNNNNNNNNNNNNNNNNNNNNNNNNNNNNNNNNNNNNNNNNNNNNNNNNNNNNNNNNNNNNNNNNNNNNNNNNNNNNNNNNNNNNNNNNNNNNNNNNNNNNNNNNNNNNNNNNNNNNNNNNNNNNNNNNNNNNNNNNNNNNNNNNNNNNNNNNNNNNNNNNNNNNNNNNNNNNNNNNNNNNNNNNNNNNNNNNNNNNNNNNNNNNNNNNNNNNNNNNNNNNNNNNNNNNNNNNNNNNNNNNNNNNNNNNNNNNNNNNNNNNNNNNNNNNNNNNNNNNNNNNNNNNNNNNNNNNNtatttggaaatattttaaggttTAAACTACGAAAACACAGATTGTATTCAATTATAACATGCACCAAAACCAACAAAGACTAACCAGTTTATTacatttcattttctgtttAGTCCAAACATTTACGTTGGTAGGTTATCGATGCCATTTCAACTTCAATTCGAGAAACTGCCGGTTGTTCATTGGTTGATGTAGATGCTGAAGGATCAACCAATAGAACGGTTTATACGTTTGTTGGTGAACCAGATGCAGTGGTACAAGGAGCACTCAATGCTGCTAAGGCTGCGTTCAAATTGATAGACATGGCAAAACACAAAGGTTGGTATGATAAACGGTGTAACTTAGTTATCCTCACATGCACagaaaaactttgtaaaatgaTATATCTATTTCATGcactttgtgcctgcttaccagGTACCGTGTATATATCTTCTTTTCTATAGCATAGAATACCACCTACTTTGTGAATGAAAATTTTTAGAAAGCAAGCTTTTTGTTGCATAATTATATTTCTTCATTTACTCATAAAAACTTGTTAATTTGCTGACataattctgttttttatattcCCACAAAAAGTCAATAAACCAAAGTTTCCAAATTATTTACCATAACTTTCCCATAATAATATATCTCTACAAAGGTGAACATCCAAGGTTTGGAGCTCTTGATGTTTGTCCATTTATCCCTGTAAGCAACACCACTATGGATGATTGCATTGATTGCGCGAATAAGTTTGCAAAGATGTTGGCTGAAGAATTACAAGTACCAGGTAGTTACTAAACCCCCTGTGCTATTTTTACTTATTGCATAAATGAGCAAAAGCTTAAACAGCACACTTAAATATACTTTACAATACTTGTGGAAATACTGCACAAATTTAATCAAAGGAAGAATATTTCATGGTAATTAAGGATTACAAATACCAGGTAGTTTTAGCTCTTGTAATGTTCCTATTTATtacttaaagtttaaaaagctTCAAGAGTATAGAGACAATATACTTGTGCAGCTGCCGTACAAAATTATTCAAATCTTATAAtactattattatttatattattaaatattattaaaaaatcaccAAAATCCATCCTCAAAAAAACTTCCTGAGAAACCTTTGGCATTAATTTCATGAATATTCTACTACAAAACTTCCTTGCAGTTTATTTGTACGGATTTGCTGCCAAGAATGAACAGAGAAAAATTCTTTCAAATACTCGTTCTGGTGAATATGAAAAATTAGAAGAAAAACTAAAAGTGAGTTTACACAAACTTATACATTAGACACTGTATAGGTtttggttgtgtttttttaacattgtacGGCAAAATGCGAACATAGGTATATACAATGTGAATTTTCAGTTCTTTTTCCTACACATTTGCCACAGTGTTTTTCAAACCCTACATAAGTGTGTTATGTATCATTTAATTTCTACAGAATAATGAATGGTACCCTGATTATGGAACGAACAAGTTTGTGTCAAGTTGGGGAGCAACTGCAGTTGGTGCTCGTAAATTTCTTATTGCATACAATATAAATCTGATATCAACAAAAGAACAAGCTCATAAAATTGCTCTGAATATTCGAGAGACTGGTCGTGGTCCAAGCAGAGTAAGTGTAATATATTGAACCAAAAATCTTACATATGAAATGATGTTAATTGATCAGGTTTATAACAACTTGTTGTAGCAACCTGGGTGTCAGGGCAATGAGCCATTTTTCCTATATCCAAAGTCCCATGCCGTgtcatgctgtaggacctcacacttgtataattataaaccaaatcaataaaacagaaaatctcAAGtgttaaatcccaggttccatagCCTGACATGCTGTAGGGCCTAACCCGAAGAGAACAGAAATACATAACTGCCCGCAACATAGCTGAAATATTTCTGACATTACTACTATTTACTACCAGAGAGGCAGACTGAGATGCGTTCAAGGCATAGGTTGGTATCTAGACAAAGAAAACATTGCACAAGTCTCAACTAACGTGACAGACATTGATGTCACGAAAGTTCATCAAGTTTACGAAGAAGTTTGTTCTGATGCAAAGGTTATTACTACTAACatctattattttaaataaaccatttttttcacaaaccACAGGTTAATGCTTACTCTGCCCATAATGCATCatggtttttttttttttaatattaacgcaaaataaatttgtttcgaaatgttaaaaaatattttttagccTTGAAActaaaaactctttttttcgAGACCAAAGGTGTTATATCAGAACATCGGTGTTTTatcaactgttgttgttttgcaaggataaataagttacattgaatCATTATATCACCATTAACCTGTCctttatcagccatacataaaaaaaattgaaaaaatccccctaaaataattacccacaaagtaacatacatggtaacttgtaagctggcacgaggtgttaaacccgtgtgataacgactgtcgttttccggccacgcgaggataaagtaagttacattcattcattttactTCCTACGTACTTGATATTTTACCAATGTACAGGAGCTGAATCTTCCTGTGGTTGGCTCCCAGATCGTTGGGTTGGTTCCTCTCAAAGTTCTGCTGGATGCTGCAGAATATTACATGAAGAAAGATAACTTGTTCATCTTGGAAGAAGATTCAAAGATAAGATTGGCAGTGAACAGAATGGGATTATCATCGTTGTCTACATTCAATCCACACCAAAGGATTATTGAGTGAGTTGAAAAACTATGTGTAGTGCATAGAATATGATACTTGATAAGGTATTTGCTCTGGTCAAAGCTATTtaacctaaataaataaatttatttaatattgcatAGCAGCAAAATGCCAGTTGTCATAACCACGTgtcttttgtttcatacacctcaaacCTACAggtacaagttaccacgtttgtaacttgtGTGAGACTGTTTTTTCATTATAgctgaaaatttggacaacccattattgaccactgggttggagcaattgccgttaagtgtttatacaaagacacatacgcccacaatggagCACCAAGCTCCAATTGAATAACAAAACTGTATTCCCCATCATAGGTACGTCATCAGAGATGAAGCCCGGGATTCCCCTCTGACATCACAATCGTTGACGAAGTTTATTTCATCGGTCGGAAGTAGAACAGCATCACCTGGTGGTGGGTCTGTGTCTGCCGCAGTGGCTGCCATGGTAACGagatgaaatatttacaacatttaCATTTCTCTTTTAAAATGATTAGATTTTCTGCTTGAATGATTTTTATCTTATGTTGTGTAAGATTGCACAGACACAATGTTGGCACGACTTTCGCCCAGCCGATAAAGGTTGGAGACTTAATGCTGCCACAGTTATCGGTGCATGCGTCTTTgcacaaaacacttaacagcaattgctctgGACCAATCATTCTCTATTTGGTTgaccaaattgtcagccatacatactTGGTCATTTGTAATTGGGCACCAGGTGtttcaaacagaacacccgtgtacaATTCTCTTTGAGTTGATGATAGAATGCTCTATGTTTTTATCACAAGTCATTTATCTCAGGGAGCCGCCCTTTGCACGATGACAGGTTTGTTGACGTACGGGAAAAAACAATGGGAAACACTGGAAGCAGTGATGCGCATCAATATTCCGATTGTGCACCAATGCATGACTGAGTTAATCCCATTGGTCGATAAAGATTCGAAAGCATTTGATTCGTTCATGGCCGCAATGAAGATGCCCAAGGGAAATGAAGAAGAAATTGAAAGGTTGGGAGGAGATGTAGATACCTATATAATAATGGGGTTTAATACTTTAATACACACCCATTTTCGCTGTCAAGTTAGGatgtgtttatgtttgtttccgtggtgggaaaccaaggggtttaatGAGGGTATGTACACCATACATAATgccttcatacacctcatgcttactgttcaactttttaccaaaattgCTCAGAAAATTGTCAAGTTAGATTTCTtccatgtttttatacttGGGTGAAAAAGTAGAATAACCTCTGCCATCCTCTTAAAATCATCTTTTATTTGCAGTAGAAAGAAAGCCATGCAAGCTGGTATTCTAGAAGCCATAGAAATCCCATTAAAAGTGATTACAACCTGCAATGCATCGTGGGTAGCTGTGGTTGAAATTGCAAAGTCGGGGAACATCAATTGTTTGTCGGATGTTCAGGTAAGTAAGAAAACCACCAGTCCACTGAATAAAGTAACGTGTTTCTATATGGCTGTTCTGTCtggaaaaaaatctttaaaagtttgcaactgcatctttatttttatcatatgCAGGAATAAGATGTATAAGGATACCCTTGTTATGACTTTCAAACCTGCCCTGC
Encoded here:
- the LOC100184708 gene encoding formimidoyltransferase-cyclodeaminase-like isoform X1, whose amino-acid sequence is MKLIECVPNFSEGKNQKVIDAISTSIRETAGCSLVDVDAEGSTNRTVYTFVGEPDAVVQGALNAAKAAFKLIDMAKHKGEHPRFGALDVCPFIPVSNTTMDDCIDCANKFAKMLAEELQVPVYLYGFAAKNEQRKILSNTRSGEYEKLEEKLKNNEWYPDYGTNKFVSSWGATAVGARKFLIAYNINLISTKEQAHKIALNIRETGRGPSRRGRLRCVQGIGWYLDKENIAQVSTNVTDIDVTKVHQVYEEVCSDAKELNLPVVGSQIVGLVPLKVLLDAAEYYMKKDNLFILEEDSKIRLAVNRMGLSSLSTFNPHQRIIEYVIRDEARDSPLTSQSLTKFISSVGSRTASPGGGSVSAAVAAMGAALCTMTGLLTYGKKQWETLEAVMRINIPIVHQCMTELIPLVDKDSKAFDSFMAAMKMPKGNEEEIESRKKAMQAGILEAIEIPLKVITTCNASWVAVVEIAKSGNINCLSDVQVGSKCLETGIWGAYQNVLINLPQVDDENIREKIRSDAQLEMDKAKQCCQEVLSITEGRKNENSPQ
- the LOC100184708 gene encoding formimidoyltransferase-cyclodeaminase-like isoform X2, with translation MAKHKGEHPRFGALDVCPFIPVSNTTMDDCIDCANKFAKMLAEELQVPVYLYGFAAKNEQRKILSNTRSGEYEKLEEKLKNNEWYPDYGTNKFVSSWGATAVGARKFLIAYNINLISTKEQAHKIALNIRETGRGPSRRGRLRCVQGIGWYLDKENIAQVSTNVTDIDVTKVHQVYEEVCSDAKELNLPVVGSQIVGLVPLKVLLDAAEYYMKKDNLFILEEDSKIRLAVNRMGLSSLSTFNPHQRIIEYVIRDEARDSPLTSQSLTKFISSVGSRTASPGGGSVSAAVAAMGAALCTMTGLLTYGKKQWETLEAVMRINIPIVHQCMTELIPLVDKDSKAFDSFMAAMKMPKGNEEEIESRKKAMQAGILEAIEIPLKVITTCNASWVAVVEIAKSGNINCLSDVQVGSKCLETGIWGAYQNVLINLPQVDDENIREKIRSDAQLEMDKAKQCCQEVLSITEGRKNENSPQ